In the genome of Chryseobacterium arthrosphaerae, one region contains:
- a CDS encoding TlpA family protein disulfide reductase, which yields MKKFITNLVAFSSLFLAAQQFSAQKVVVNREVTTEKDGKMLLGHQLKEQFLKAPYSDWYVKEHDEYSIDQKAVSELKKGKLGSYDLIVFMGTWCEDSHRDIPRLMKILEEANYPESKLTIIAVNRKKESPSGDEGLYNVQKVPTIIVKRYGKEVGRIVEMPTTGYIERDLVQILKKNDSSVIKEIFK from the coding sequence ATGAAGAAATTTATTACAAATCTTGTTGCCTTTTCAAGCTTATTTCTAGCTGCCCAGCAATTCAGTGCCCAGAAAGTGGTGGTCAACCGTGAGGTTACTACTGAGAAGGATGGAAAAATGCTTTTGGGTCATCAGCTGAAAGAGCAGTTTCTGAAAGCCCCTTATTCAGACTGGTATGTAAAGGAACATGACGAGTATAGCATTGATCAGAAAGCTGTCAGTGAACTTAAAAAAGGAAAACTCGGTTCCTACGACCTGATTGTTTTCATGGGAACATGGTGCGAAGACAGCCACAGGGATATTCCTAGACTGATGAAGATCCTTGAGGAAGCTAATTATCCGGAAAGTAAACTGACCATTATTGCCGTGAACCGCAAAAAAGAATCTCCTTCCGGGGATGAAGGTCTGTATAATGTACAGAAAGTCCCTACCATTATTGTAAAAAGATATGGTAAAGAAGTGGGCCGAATTGTAGAAATGCCTACCACAGGATATATTGAAAGAGATCTGGTTCAGATTTTGAAAAAAAATGATTCTTCTGTCATCAAAGAAATTTTTAAATAG
- a CDS encoding 2-isopropylmalate synthase has product MNSEKIEIFDTTLRDGEQVPGCKLNTGQKLVIAEKLDELGVDIIEAGFPISSPGDFESVSEISKLVRNAKVCGLTRANKKDIDTAAEALKYAKRPRIHTGIGTSDSHIRYKFNSTREDIIERAAEAVRYAKSYVEDVEFYAEDAGRTDNEYLAQVCEAVIKAGATVLNIPDTTGYCLPEEYGQKIKYLKENVKGIEKAVLSCHCHNDLGLATANSIAGAINGARQIECTINGLGERAGNTALEEVVMILKQHKKLNLHTDVNSKMLNEMSTMVSDLMGMSVQPNKAIVGANAFAHSSGIHQDGVIKNRETYEIIDPAEVGVNASSIVLTARSGRSALAYRFKHIGHDVTKNELDYLYQEFLKIADLKKEIGNDDLNLIMEAFSRKIG; this is encoded by the coding sequence ATGAATTCCGAAAAAATTGAAATTTTTGATACCACACTAAGGGATGGGGAACAGGTTCCGGGATGTAAACTGAACACGGGGCAAAAACTGGTTATTGCCGAAAAGCTGGATGAATTGGGGGTTGATATCATTGAGGCGGGATTTCCGATTTCCAGTCCGGGAGATTTTGAATCTGTTTCTGAAATTTCAAAACTGGTAAGAAATGCTAAGGTTTGCGGCCTGACAAGAGCCAACAAAAAAGATATTGACACTGCCGCTGAAGCACTGAAATATGCTAAAAGACCAAGAATACATACCGGAATAGGAACTTCAGATTCACATATCAGGTATAAATTCAACTCTACCAGAGAAGATATCATAGAAAGAGCGGCAGAAGCGGTAAGGTATGCAAAAAGCTATGTGGAAGATGTTGAATTTTATGCAGAAGACGCCGGAAGAACAGACAATGAATATCTGGCACAGGTATGTGAAGCCGTGATCAAAGCAGGAGCAACGGTATTGAATATTCCTGATACAACAGGATACTGCCTGCCGGAAGAGTATGGCCAGAAAATAAAATACCTGAAAGAAAACGTAAAAGGAATTGAAAAAGCAGTTTTATCCTGCCATTGTCACAACGATCTTGGGTTGGCAACAGCCAATTCCATAGCAGGAGCCATCAACGGAGCCCGCCAGATTGAATGTACCATCAACGGATTGGGAGAGAGAGCAGGAAATACAGCGTTGGAAGAGGTTGTGATGATCTTAAAGCAGCATAAAAAATTAAACCTTCATACGGATGTGAACTCAAAAATGCTGAATGAAATGAGCACAATGGTCTCTGATCTGATGGGAATGTCTGTACAGCCCAACAAAGCGATAGTAGGAGCCAATGCTTTTGCTCACAGTTCAGGAATCCACCAGGACGGTGTTATCAAAAACAGGGAAACGTATGAGATCATTGATCCGGCCGAAGTAGGAGTGAATGCTTCTTCCATCGTTCTTACGGCGAGGAGCGGACGTTCAGCACTGGCCTACAGATTTAAGCATATTGGTCATGATGTTACGAAGAATGAGCTGGATTATCTGTATCAGGAGTTCTTAAAAATCGCTGATCTAAAAAAAGAAATAGGAAATGACGATCTGAACCTTATCATGGAAGCTTTCAGCAGAAAAATCGGATAG
- a CDS encoding dipeptidase, with amino-acid sequence MNTINVDLHCDLLCYLLRSDAALDDREMGASVPYLKEGNVKLQIMAMYAGTGAGSTANGLEQSEIFSDLIKNENFFLFDGDNYKNRENESRVGVIAAIENGSAFCDETQSLDSGFKNLEKIIENTQKIFYIGITHHLENRFGGGNNATAGLKEDGKVLIDYIADRKIAIDLAHTSDQLAYDIFNYTDQRNYSIPILASHSNYRTVYKNNRNLPDELAKELIKRKGLIGLNFIKDYVDNKSPERLYEHIQYGLDLGAEDCMAYGADYFYWKDHPDKSRHPFFFPEHSNASVYPALNKEIEERFSPELTEKISHQNALNFIERMYK; translated from the coding sequence ATGAATACGATAAATGTTGATCTGCACTGTGATCTGTTATGTTACCTGCTGAGATCGGATGCTGCCCTGGACGACAGGGAAATGGGCGCTTCAGTACCTTATTTAAAAGAAGGAAATGTGAAACTCCAGATCATGGCCATGTACGCAGGAACAGGTGCCGGAAGCACAGCCAACGGACTTGAACAGAGTGAAATATTCTCAGATCTGATCAAAAATGAGAACTTTTTCCTGTTTGACGGTGATAACTATAAAAACAGGGAAAATGAAAGCCGTGTAGGCGTGATCGCTGCCATTGAAAACGGATCCGCTTTCTGTGATGAAACCCAAAGCCTGGATTCAGGGTTTAAAAACCTTGAAAAGATCATAGAAAATACTCAGAAAATCTTCTATATCGGGATTACACACCATCTGGAAAACCGTTTCGGAGGCGGAAACAATGCTACAGCAGGTCTGAAAGAGGATGGGAAAGTTTTAATAGATTATATCGCTGACAGGAAAATTGCCATCGACCTGGCGCATACAAGCGATCAGCTGGCTTATGATATCTTCAACTATACGGATCAGAGAAACTATTCAATTCCTATCCTTGCCAGCCATTCAAATTACAGGACCGTTTATAAAAACAACAGAAACCTTCCTGATGAACTGGCCAAAGAACTGATCAAAAGAAAAGGGCTGATCGGGCTCAATTTTATCAAAGACTATGTTGATAACAAAAGCCCGGAAAGGCTGTATGAACATATTCAATACGGCTTAGATCTTGGAGCTGAGGACTGCATGGCTTACGGTGCAGATTATTTCTACTGGAAAGATCACCCGGACAAATCCCGTCATCCGTTTTTCTTCCCTGAGCATTCCAATGCTTCAGTTTATCCGGCTCTCAACAAAGAAATTGAAGAAAGGTTTTCACCTGAACTGACAGAAAAGATAAGCCACCAAAATGCTTTGAACTTTATAGAGCGCATGTATAAGTAA
- a CDS encoding PIG-L family deacetylase — protein MFKKVSTVFILGFNTVFCLAQQVRPSKSSDIYRELKTLKHLPKVLYLAAHPDDENTGLLSWLINDQNVETGYLSLTRGDGGQNLLGTEQGAALGLIRTHELLEARKLDGAQQFFTRAIDFGFSKNTTDTFKQWDENSIIADVVWVIRKFRPDVIICRFPPTAAAGHGQHAASAVVAEKAFKLAGDKTAFPDQLKYVNAWQPKRVLWNTFRFGGVNTTAENQLKVTVGQYDAQLGMGYGELAGLSRSLHKSQGAGTQSVAGIRTEYFAHVAGEPAKATLFDGVVKTWTSEGNADIDLALDKIISAFNFNNPDLSLPALLALRKKVMALKDTEVKKDKIKSLDRIILSCAGFMGEVVTNQAEAVAGDDYSFRLNLISRAVNPVILENVQWLSQSENFNRELSKDSLITIEHTIQIPADAALTEPYWLAKPPANTGTFSVPNDTLIGLPEAESPLNVLLGLKIGSEKFQVKLPLSFKKLDPVRGDVVEALRIVPALELKFTQPLYVVKENEDLHLNLNVKVNSSKQFSKGVLNLMHNGEKIGNTDVNSFTGKDSTIDFVIPKTKLASIHSSRLQLDANYVADGVAYNKKQVLIQYPHLPSLQYFSPATVTVMKGDLQAKVKKVGYIEGAGDFVPDFLRIAGIQVDVLKDEDFYGYTEPSGGSNTQNKLSQYDAIILGVRANNTEKKLGRWMPFLWSYAKAGGNLVMQYNTNQDTTVAQLGMYNFSIANKRVTEENAEVKFLNPNHKLLNFPNKITADDFKGWVQERGAYFPSQWDGAYEPLFEMHDTGEEPLQGSTLYAKYGKGNFIYTPLAFFRQLPAGNVGAARLFLNFLSAQKN, from the coding sequence ATGTTCAAAAAAGTAAGCACTGTATTTATTCTTGGCTTTAATACGGTTTTTTGTTTGGCCCAGCAGGTACGGCCTTCCAAATCATCTGACATTTACCGTGAACTCAAAACCCTTAAACATCTTCCTAAAGTTCTATACCTTGCAGCTCATCCCGATGATGAAAATACAGGATTACTTTCCTGGTTAATCAACGATCAGAATGTAGAAACGGGCTATCTGTCCTTAACCAGAGGAGATGGTGGTCAGAATTTATTAGGTACAGAACAGGGGGCTGCATTGGGCTTAATCAGAACACATGAGCTTTTAGAAGCAAGAAAGTTAGACGGTGCCCAACAGTTTTTTACCCGGGCAATTGATTTCGGCTTCTCTAAAAATACGACCGATACCTTTAAACAATGGGATGAAAACAGCATTATAGCAGATGTAGTCTGGGTGATCCGTAAATTCCGCCCGGATGTTATTATTTGTCGTTTTCCTCCTACTGCTGCGGCAGGTCATGGGCAGCATGCCGCTTCGGCTGTGGTGGCGGAAAAAGCTTTTAAGCTGGCAGGTGATAAAACCGCTTTTCCGGATCAGCTGAAATACGTCAATGCATGGCAGCCAAAACGTGTATTGTGGAATACTTTCCGGTTTGGCGGGGTCAATACGACAGCTGAAAATCAACTGAAAGTCACCGTTGGACAATATGATGCACAATTGGGAATGGGCTATGGTGAGCTCGCAGGATTAAGCAGAAGTTTACATAAAAGCCAGGGAGCGGGAACACAGTCTGTAGCCGGTATCAGAACTGAATATTTTGCCCACGTTGCCGGTGAACCTGCAAAAGCAACACTTTTTGATGGTGTCGTTAAAACCTGGACCTCAGAAGGAAATGCAGACATTGATCTGGCATTGGATAAAATTATTTCCGCTTTCAATTTTAATAATCCTGATCTCAGCTTACCGGCTTTGCTTGCTTTGCGAAAAAAGGTCATGGCATTGAAAGATACTGAAGTGAAAAAAGATAAAATCAAATCGCTCGACCGTATCATTTTAAGCTGTGCAGGGTTTATGGGCGAGGTCGTTACCAATCAGGCTGAAGCTGTTGCCGGGGATGATTACAGTTTCAGGTTAAATCTGATTTCAAGAGCTGTGAATCCTGTGATTTTAGAAAATGTACAATGGTTAAGCCAATCGGAGAACTTCAACAGGGAACTTTCAAAGGATTCTTTAATTACCATTGAACATACCATTCAGATTCCTGCCGATGCAGCACTTACGGAACCTTACTGGCTGGCAAAACCTCCTGCGAACACAGGGACTTTCTCTGTGCCCAATGATACGTTAATCGGTTTACCTGAGGCTGAATCACCTTTGAATGTTTTGCTTGGTTTAAAAATCGGATCAGAAAAATTTCAGGTTAAACTTCCTTTATCTTTCAAGAAACTAGATCCGGTGCGTGGTGATGTGGTAGAAGCCTTGCGTATTGTTCCTGCATTGGAGCTGAAATTTACACAACCCCTTTATGTAGTCAAAGAAAATGAAGATTTACATTTGAACTTAAATGTTAAGGTGAATTCCAGCAAACAGTTCAGTAAAGGTGTGCTAAACCTGATGCATAACGGAGAAAAAATAGGAAATACTGATGTCAATTCGTTTACAGGGAAAGATAGTACTATTGATTTCGTGATTCCAAAAACTAAGCTTGCCTCAATCCATTCCTCCCGTTTGCAGCTGGATGCCAATTATGTTGCAGATGGAGTAGCATATAATAAAAAACAGGTATTAATTCAATATCCGCATTTACCTTCCTTACAGTATTTTTCGCCTGCAACGGTAACCGTAATGAAAGGGGACCTTCAGGCGAAAGTAAAAAAAGTGGGTTATATAGAAGGTGCGGGTGATTTTGTTCCTGATTTCCTTCGTATTGCCGGTATTCAGGTAGATGTACTGAAAGATGAAGATTTTTATGGTTACACAGAACCATCCGGCGGAAGCAACACGCAAAACAAGCTGTCGCAATATGATGCCATCATATTAGGTGTACGTGCCAATAACACAGAGAAAAAACTGGGCCGCTGGATGCCTTTTTTATGGTCGTATGCAAAAGCCGGCGGTAATCTGGTGATGCAGTACAACACCAACCAGGATACAACCGTTGCTCAATTGGGAATGTACAATTTCAGCATTGCCAATAAACGGGTTACCGAAGAAAATGCTGAGGTTAAATTTTTAAATCCCAATCATAAACTCCTGAACTTTCCGAACAAAATTACTGCAGATGATTTTAAAGGCTGGGTACAGGAGCGTGGCGCTTATTTCCCTTCTCAATGGGATGGAGCCTATGAGCCGCTTTTTGAAATGCATGATACAGGCGAAGAGCCTTTGCAGGGATCAACTTTATACGCCAAATACGGGAAGGGTAATTTTATTTATACCCCATTGGCATTTTTCAGACAGCTGCCTGCCGGAAATGTGGGAGCGGCACGTTTATTTCTAAACTTTTTATCTGCACAGAAAAACTAA
- the leuD gene encoding 3-isopropylmalate dehydratase small subunit, which yields MQKLVVIKSPAVPLPAENIDTDQIIPARFLKSIDRKGFGENLFRDWRFNIHTGEPNPDFVLNNPKFKGEILVAGNNFGCGSSREHAAWSLTDYGFKVIVSSYFADIFKGNALNNGLLPVKVSEGFLKEILEGIHENPDNEIAIDVELQSISFKDTTETFEIDSYKKICLLNGYDDIDFLISRKQAITEFELKTQKTNEQQLF from the coding sequence ATGCAAAAATTAGTTGTCATAAAATCCCCTGCGGTTCCATTACCGGCAGAAAATATAGATACGGATCAGATTATTCCGGCAAGATTTTTAAAAAGTATAGACAGAAAAGGTTTTGGAGAAAATCTTTTCAGAGACTGGAGGTTCAATATCCACACCGGGGAACCGAATCCGGACTTTGTCCTGAATAATCCGAAATTTAAAGGTGAAATTTTAGTGGCGGGAAACAACTTCGGATGTGGAAGCAGCCGTGAGCACGCCGCCTGGTCTTTAACCGATTATGGTTTTAAGGTAATTGTTTCAAGTTATTTTGCTGATATTTTCAAAGGCAATGCACTGAATAACGGACTTCTTCCTGTAAAAGTTTCTGAAGGATTTTTAAAAGAAATCCTGGAAGGCATTCATGAAAACCCGGATAACGAAATTGCTATTGATGTTGAATTACAATCCATCAGCTTTAAAGATACCACCGAAACTTTTGAGATTGATTCCTATAAGAAAATATGCCTTTTAAACGGCTATGACGATATTGATTTTTTAATCAGCAGAAAACAGGCGATCACAGAATTTGAACTAAAAACACAAAAAACCAATGAGCAACAATTATTTTAA
- the leuC gene encoding 3-isopropylmalate dehydratase large subunit — protein MNNSKKTLFDKVWDAHVVETVPDGPQIIYIDKHLIHEVTSPQAFAELESRNLEIFRPEQIVATADHNVPTLNQEQPIRDELSRNQVQQLTENCTKNNIELFGLGHPYQGIVHIIAPELGITQPGMSIVCGDSHTSTHGAFGSIAFGIGTSQVAQVFASQCLLLNKPKSMRITVNGKLNENVQPKDVILYIISKIGTDGGTGYFCEYAGNVFEEMSMEGRMTVCNMSIEMGARGGMIAPDETTFNYVKGRKFAPTGEEWEEKVAYWTTLKTDEGAVFDHELNFDASDIYPMVTYGTNPGMGISLNETIPAPQNESEEKALKYMGLEAGQALSSIKVNYVFIGSCTNARIEDFRSAAQYIKGKSKSEAVKALIVPGSQQVVKQIYEEGLDKIFSDAGFQIRQPGCSACLAMNDDKIPEGEYCVSTSNRNFEGRQGQGARTILASPLTAAKAAIEGRISAFESLN, from the coding sequence ATGAACAACAGTAAAAAGACTCTTTTTGATAAGGTTTGGGACGCTCATGTCGTAGAAACGGTACCTGACGGTCCGCAGATCATTTATATTGACAAACATCTGATCCATGAAGTAACCAGTCCGCAGGCCTTTGCAGAACTGGAATCCAGGAATCTGGAAATCTTCAGACCGGAACAGATTGTAGCTACAGCCGATCATAATGTTCCCACACTTAACCAGGAACAGCCGATCCGTGATGAATTATCAAGAAATCAGGTTCAGCAGCTTACAGAAAACTGTACCAAAAATAATATAGAACTCTTCGGGCTGGGGCACCCGTATCAGGGAATTGTTCACATCATTGCTCCGGAACTTGGAATTACACAACCGGGAATGAGCATCGTATGTGGAGACAGCCATACATCAACCCATGGGGCATTTGGATCTATTGCTTTCGGAATCGGAACAAGCCAGGTCGCACAGGTGTTTGCAAGCCAGTGCCTTTTGCTCAATAAACCCAAATCAATGAGGATTACCGTAAATGGTAAGCTTAATGAGAATGTACAGCCTAAAGATGTGATTTTATATATCATTTCAAAGATTGGAACAGATGGCGGAACCGGCTATTTCTGTGAATATGCAGGAAATGTATTCGAAGAAATGTCGATGGAAGGAAGAATGACCGTCTGCAACATGAGCATTGAAATGGGCGCCAGAGGAGGTATGATTGCTCCTGATGAAACTACTTTCAACTATGTAAAAGGAAGGAAATTTGCCCCGACAGGTGAAGAATGGGAAGAAAAGGTAGCCTATTGGACTACTTTAAAAACGGATGAAGGAGCTGTTTTTGATCATGAACTCAATTTTGATGCTTCCGATATTTATCCTATGGTTACTTACGGAACCAATCCGGGAATGGGAATTTCTTTGAATGAAACAATTCCTGCGCCTCAAAATGAATCAGAAGAAAAAGCCCTGAAGTATATGGGATTGGAAGCCGGTCAGGCACTTTCGAGCATCAAAGTGAACTATGTTTTCATAGGCAGCTGTACCAATGCAAGAATAGAAGATTTCCGTTCGGCAGCCCAATATATCAAAGGTAAAAGTAAATCTGAAGCAGTAAAAGCACTGATCGTTCCCGGCTCACAGCAGGTAGTAAAACAGATCTATGAAGAAGGACTGGATAAAATATTCAGTGATGCCGGATTCCAAATCCGCCAGCCCGGCTGTTCGGCATGTCTTGCCATGAATGATGATAAAATCCCGGAAGGAGAGTACTGTGTTTCCACTTCCAACAGGAATTTTGAAGGAAGACAGGGACAGGGAGCAAGAACGATCCTGGCAAGTCCGTTAACGGCTGCCAAAGCTGCTATAGAAGGTAGAATCTCAGCTTTTGAAAGCTTAAACTAA
- the leuB gene encoding 3-isopropylmalate dehydrogenase, with protein MSNNYFKIAVLPGDGIGPEIISESIKILDVIAEAFQYKFHFEYGLIGAEAIFQTGNPLPEETLKICKESDAVLFGAIGDPAFDNNPEAKVRPEQGLLKLRKELGLFANIRPLKTYASLIDKSPLKREIIEGADIQIFRELVSGIYFGEKFTDPDGEYAYDVCKYSREDIIPIAHMAFQEAQKRNKKLTLIDKANVLDTSRLWRKICQEIAPEYSEVQLDYMFVDNAAMQLILNPKQFDVILTENMFGDIISDEASVIGGSIGLLPSASVGEKNSLFEPIHGSYPQAKGKGIANPIASILSVAMMLDHLGLQPAAAKLRQSVEHAIENKYVTIDLNTKQYYSTSEVGSFIADYIRYSEKSYYNFENVKIGKSTIV; from the coding sequence ATGAGCAACAATTATTTTAAAATCGCAGTCCTTCCCGGAGACGGAATCGGTCCGGAAATCATCAGTGAAAGCATCAAAATCCTGGATGTAATTGCTGAAGCTTTTCAATACAAATTCCATTTTGAATATGGTCTGATTGGCGCTGAAGCTATTTTTCAGACAGGAAATCCCCTTCCCGAAGAAACCCTGAAGATCTGTAAAGAATCTGATGCTGTGCTTTTCGGAGCTATTGGCGATCCTGCTTTTGATAATAATCCTGAAGCTAAAGTAAGACCGGAACAGGGACTTTTAAAACTTCGTAAAGAATTAGGATTATTTGCCAATATACGTCCTTTAAAGACTTATGCATCCCTGATCGATAAGAGCCCGCTCAAAAGAGAAATCATTGAAGGGGCTGATATCCAGATTTTCAGAGAACTGGTAAGCGGGATTTATTTTGGCGAAAAATTTACAGATCCGGACGGTGAATATGCTTACGATGTATGCAAATACAGCAGAGAAGACATTATTCCGATTGCCCATATGGCCTTTCAGGAAGCACAGAAAAGAAATAAAAAGCTGACCCTGATTGATAAAGCCAATGTATTGGATACTTCGAGATTATGGCGGAAAATCTGTCAGGAAATTGCCCCGGAATATTCTGAAGTACAGTTGGATTATATGTTTGTAGATAATGCAGCGATGCAGTTGATCCTGAATCCAAAGCAGTTTGATGTGATCCTTACGGAAAATATGTTTGGCGATATCATTTCTGATGAAGCAAGCGTTATCGGTGGTTCAATAGGATTGCTTCCTTCGGCATCCGTTGGAGAGAAAAATTCACTGTTTGAGCCGATACACGGATCTTATCCGCAAGCGAAAGGAAAAGGAATTGCAAATCCTATAGCATCCATTCTAAGTGTGGCAATGATGCTGGATCATCTTGGGTTACAGCCGGCCGCCGCCAAGCTGAGACAGTCTGTAGAACATGCTATTGAAAATAAATATGTCACCATTGATCTGAATACCAAGCAATATTATTCTACCAGTGAGGTAGGAAGCTTTATTGCAGATTATATCAGATATTCAGAGAAGTCTTATTATAATTTTGAAAATGTAAAGATCGGAAAATCAACGATTGTATAA
- a CDS encoding pyrophosphohydrolase domain-containing protein, which produces MDKIDSLNQVAEFHTTFKAPILDTPQIPSPERCNLRVELLQEELNELKQAIADNNIVEIADALCDLQYVLSGAVLEFGLGNKFVELFNEVQRSNMSKACDNEEQAKETVEFYKEKEVESFYEKSGEKFNVYRQADHKVLKNKYYSPADLKSIIEK; this is translated from the coding sequence ATGGATAAAATTGATAGTCTGAACCAAGTAGCAGAATTCCATACTACTTTCAAAGCCCCTATTTTAGATACCCCACAAATTCCTTCCCCTGAAAGATGCAATCTCAGAGTAGAACTTCTTCAGGAAGAGCTGAATGAGCTGAAACAGGCCATCGCAGACAATAATATTGTAGAGATTGCTGATGCACTGTGTGATTTACAGTATGTTTTGAGTGGTGCCGTACTTGAATTCGGACTTGGCAATAAATTTGTAGAGTTATTCAACGAGGTTCAGCGTTCCAATATGTCGAAGGCATGTGATAATGAAGAGCAGGCAAAGGAAACAGTTGAATTCTATAAAGAAAAAGAGGTAGAGTCTTTTTATGAGAAGTCTGGCGAAAAATTCAATGTATACAGACAGGCAGATCATAAAGTATTAAAGAATAAATACTACTCTCCTGCTGATTTAAAATCAATTATTGAGAAATAA
- a CDS encoding DUF4230 domain-containing protein has product MRNYKTIVSFVAGAGVMVLLFFGLKSCLNLGNKTEKSDYYILTNQISKMNKMVVMEQNTSSMQKTKMGYEVFGKEISSNSIITYTKTNAQVSYDLNKMKIEVDSINKKLVITELPDADIRITPSVEIQSLDDSFINRISEKDIKNVTEKAKETALKSIDQNQLRSEGRKQLMENLDNIFVLAKALNYTIEDKTGKIGILGL; this is encoded by the coding sequence TTGAGAAATTATAAAACAATTGTATCATTTGTAGCTGGTGCAGGAGTAATGGTACTTCTGTTCTTCGGCCTTAAATCCTGTCTGAATCTTGGCAATAAAACGGAAAAATCGGATTATTATATTCTGACCAACCAGATTTCCAAGATGAATAAGATGGTGGTGATGGAGCAGAATACTTCCAGTATGCAGAAAACCAAAATGGGCTATGAAGTATTCGGGAAAGAAATTTCCAGTAACAGCATTATTACCTATACAAAAACCAATGCCCAGGTTTCTTATGATCTTAATAAAATGAAGATCGAAGTAGACTCCATCAACAAAAAACTGGTGATCACAGAACTACCTGATGCGGACATAAGAATTACCCCAAGCGTTGAGATCCAGTCTCTGGACGACTCCTTTATCAACAGGATTTCAGAGAAAGATATCAAAAACGTAACGGAAAAAGCCAAAGAAACAGCGCTTAAATCAATTGACCAGAATCAGCTGAGAAGTGAAGGGCGTAAGCAGCTGATGGAAAACCTGGATAATATTTTTGTGTTGGCAAAAGCTCTGAATTATACGATAGAAGATAAGACCGGAAAGATTGGTATTTTGGGACTTTAG
- a CDS encoding LytR/AlgR family response regulator transcription factor — protein sequence MNFKPLSLERFAKSIHKATQFLRPVQQNHPPVVTEKGNDCFYVKSDKCLVKINPAELIYIEGMRNYINLHTETGTIMIHATLTSFEENIKHLNYIGRVHKSFFINFNKINYLEQHVIILSNKKTIPIGLSYREEFYAQLKIMNIK from the coding sequence TTGAACTTTAAACCGCTTTCCTTAGAACGTTTTGCCAAAAGCATCCACAAAGCCACTCAATTCTTAAGACCGGTACAGCAGAACCACCCGCCCGTCGTCACAGAAAAAGGAAATGACTGCTTTTATGTGAAAAGTGATAAGTGTCTGGTGAAAATCAACCCTGCAGAATTAATTTATATTGAAGGAATGCGAAATTATATTAATCTGCACACCGAAACAGGTACAATAATGATTCACGCCACTTTAACTTCTTTTGAAGAAAATATAAAGCATCTCAATTACATTGGCAGAGTTCATAAATCATTTTTTATCAACTTCAACAAAATAAATTATCTCGAACAGCATGTCATTATATTGAGCAATAAAAAAACGATTCCTATAGGACTCAGTTACCGTGAAGAGTTTTATGCTCAATTAAAAATAATGAATATTAAATAA